One Schlesneria paludicola DSM 18645 DNA segment encodes these proteins:
- a CDS encoding DUF1501 domain-containing protein, translating into MRPTSPLSRRDMMKLSACGTFGASMSRWLPALAEEASQAPGRRRSVILLWMTGGPSQTDTFDMKPGHENGGSFKPIETSVPGIQICEHLPNVAKMMHHCVPIRSMSTKEGDHTRATYLLRTGNLPQGPIDYPTLGSLFSKELGQENSDLPNFVAVAPYTQFSPAAYGPGFLGPNFAPLIVGDANRPAPTANGMAYDQSLAVKNLALPQGIDIARADARLSLLGDLENDFGAERPGLTSASHRSAYAAAVRMMRSEAVKAFNLDDEPASLREAYGRNQFGQACLLARRLVERGVPFVEVSLNGVGNNQTFAWDTHTQNFTALKSLLQVLDPAWATLMTDLQSRGLLDSTLILWMGEFGRTPKINPQIGRDHFPNAWSSVLCGGGIKAGQAIGRTTADGMKVEDRPVSVQDLFATMCQVLGLDSMKQNISNVGRPIRLADPSAKPITEIL; encoded by the coding sequence ATGAGACCCACATCCCCACTGTCCCGCCGTGACATGATGAAATTGTCGGCGTGCGGCACCTTCGGTGCATCGATGTCACGCTGGCTGCCGGCCTTGGCCGAGGAAGCCAGCCAGGCACCGGGGCGACGACGTTCTGTGATCCTGCTCTGGATGACCGGTGGACCATCGCAAACAGACACGTTCGATATGAAGCCCGGCCATGAGAACGGCGGCTCGTTCAAGCCGATCGAAACGTCCGTACCCGGGATTCAGATTTGCGAGCATCTGCCCAACGTCGCGAAGATGATGCACCACTGCGTTCCCATCCGTTCGATGAGTACCAAGGAAGGCGATCATACGCGGGCGACGTATCTGCTGCGAACAGGTAATCTGCCGCAAGGTCCGATCGACTATCCGACGCTGGGTTCGCTGTTCAGCAAGGAACTGGGACAAGAAAATTCCGACCTTCCCAACTTCGTTGCGGTGGCTCCCTATACACAATTCAGTCCGGCGGCGTATGGGCCTGGCTTTCTCGGTCCCAATTTCGCGCCGCTGATCGTCGGCGATGCCAATCGCCCTGCCCCCACTGCGAACGGCATGGCCTACGACCAATCGCTGGCCGTCAAGAATCTGGCGTTGCCGCAGGGGATCGACATCGCGCGAGCCGATGCACGCCTCTCGCTGCTCGGCGATCTGGAGAACGATTTTGGCGCGGAACGTCCGGGCCTGACATCCGCGAGCCACCGGTCGGCGTACGCGGCGGCTGTACGGATGATGCGGTCCGAGGCGGTCAAGGCCTTCAATCTCGATGACGAACCGGCTTCCCTGCGCGAGGCCTACGGACGAAATCAGTTTGGACAAGCGTGCCTGCTCGCACGTCGATTGGTTGAACGCGGTGTCCCGTTTGTCGAAGTCTCTCTCAATGGTGTGGGAAACAACCAGACATTTGCCTGGGACACGCACACGCAGAACTTCACCGCGCTGAAAAGCCTGCTGCAAGTGCTGGACCCCGCCTGGGCCACGCTGATGACCGATCTTCAAAGCCGCGGACTGCTCGATTCGACGTTGATCCTTTGGATGGGCGAATTCGGGCGAACCCCCAAGATCAATCCTCAAATCGGCCGCGACCACTTCCCCAATGCCTGGTCCTCGGTGCTTTGCGGCGGCGGAATCAAAGCCGGTCAGGCGATCGGCCGGACGACCGCGGATGGCATGAAAGTGGAAGATCGCCCCGTATCGGTGCAGGATCTGTTCGCCACAATGTGCCAGGTCCTGGGACTCGACTCGATGAAACAGAACATCTCCAACGTCGGTCGACCAATTCGACTGGCGGACCCCTCGGCCAAGCCGATTACCGAGATCTTGTAG
- a CDS encoding DUF1549 and DUF1553 domain-containing protein — MRHSPPLLASEIDGCRSRMMDAGWLCRVAMSIVAVSAVVLTVPQIVSADDVQDLADAIDRRISARWKSDKVTEAALADDAEYLRRVSLHLGGTIPTVSVARKFLADQSPLRRRRLVDNLLDSPQYITNFSNFWTRVMLPESATDFQALAQRPGFQAWLRQHLGNNTPYDALVYELLTTPLAGERGMTSVMQNPGSLSPIAFFTTKQIKPENLAAATSRMFMGIRIECAQCHNHPYDAWKQEQFWGYAAFFAGIERINRTDDSIGQVKEVFDRRELTIPDHETVVQATYLDGTQPQWRTKISSRRTLADWLTSKQNPYFAKSTANRIWGHLFGVGIVDPVDDFGANNRPSHPELLDELAASFTAHQFDVKFLIRGIVASKTYQRSSRKTDPSQSEPQQFARMAVQGLTGEQLFDSIAVAIGYLEPFESSQPFQFNQSTPKIEFLELFAPDNKSPTERQTSILQALALMNGQFTASATSLEQSATLTAITEFPRMTTAARIEALYLATLTRKPRPEELDRLIRFVDEGGPSKNQKQALADLFWALLNSSEFLFNH; from the coding sequence ATGAGACATTCCCCACCCCTGCTGGCCAGCGAAATCGATGGCTGTCGATCCAGAATGATGGACGCAGGGTGGCTGTGTCGAGTGGCCATGTCGATTGTCGCCGTATCCGCGGTTGTGCTGACTGTGCCGCAGATCGTGTCTGCCGACGATGTGCAGGATCTCGCGGATGCCATTGATCGCCGGATTTCGGCTCGATGGAAATCCGACAAAGTGACGGAAGCGGCGCTCGCCGACGATGCCGAATACCTTCGTCGCGTTTCGCTGCACCTTGGCGGAACGATTCCCACCGTCTCTGTCGCGCGCAAGTTTCTGGCGGATCAGTCACCACTTCGCCGGCGGCGGCTGGTCGACAATCTGCTGGACAGCCCTCAGTACATCACAAATTTCAGTAATTTCTGGACGCGGGTCATGTTGCCCGAATCGGCGACGGATTTTCAGGCGCTCGCACAGCGACCCGGATTTCAGGCCTGGCTGCGGCAGCACCTAGGCAACAACACTCCTTACGACGCGCTCGTTTATGAATTGCTGACAACGCCCCTGGCGGGAGAACGCGGCATGACCTCGGTCATGCAGAACCCGGGCAGCCTTTCGCCCATTGCATTTTTCACCACGAAGCAGATCAAGCCCGAAAATCTGGCGGCCGCGACCTCGCGAATGTTCATGGGAATTCGCATCGAGTGTGCCCAGTGCCACAATCATCCCTACGACGCCTGGAAGCAGGAACAGTTCTGGGGTTATGCCGCATTCTTCGCCGGGATCGAGCGGATTAACCGGACCGACGATTCGATCGGACAAGTCAAAGAAGTGTTCGACCGCCGCGAGCTAACGATCCCAGACCACGAGACCGTCGTGCAGGCCACGTACCTCGACGGTACGCAGCCGCAATGGCGGACGAAGATCAGTTCGCGTCGAACCCTGGCCGACTGGCTGACGTCGAAACAGAACCCCTACTTCGCCAAATCAACGGCCAACCGCATCTGGGGCCATCTGTTCGGAGTGGGAATTGTTGACCCCGTGGATGATTTCGGCGCCAACAACCGCCCCAGTCATCCCGAACTGCTCGATGAACTGGCGGCATCATTCACGGCGCATCAATTCGACGTGAAGTTTTTGATTCGCGGAATCGTCGCCTCGAAGACCTATCAGCGCAGCAGCCGGAAAACAGATCCGAGCCAAAGTGAGCCGCAGCAGTTCGCACGGATGGCCGTCCAGGGCCTGACGGGCGAGCAATTGTTTGATTCGATCGCCGTGGCGATCGGATATCTCGAACCGTTCGAGTCGTCGCAGCCGTTCCAATTCAATCAATCAACGCCGAAGATCGAATTTCTGGAACTGTTCGCCCCGGACAACAAATCCCCGACCGAGCGACAGACATCCATCCTGCAGGCGCTGGCGCTCATGAACGGTCAGTTCACCGCATCGGCAACCAGCCTGGAGCAGAGCGCGACGCTGACGGCCATCACCGAATTCCCCCGGATGACAACAGCCGCAAGGATTGAGGCCCTGTATCTGGCGACACTCACGCGAAAGCCTCGCCCCGAAGAACTGGACCGTCTGATTCGATTCGTCGACGAAGGCGGTCCTTCCAAAAATCAGAAGCAGGCGCTGGCCGACCTGTTCTGGGCCTTGCTCAACAGCTCTGAATTCCTGTTCAATCACTAG
- a CDS encoding RDD family protein has protein sequence MSDLAEPRRASGRPLYMVWMVLLILGFTVLQVGIVAGVYLLKFGVPTMAKLITMKVPSYAQSTWWNNRIVYPVIVAGSPSQDSGGNLFSFDPETGDSQQHHVTIPIPKTGMVGDEDTLWCVSPSTVVCVKDDQSTEVAPKHSLKMPCPPFLYEQQPAVLDWVASNTVLLRAFDGADWVDRGRVEFPSFLSRTADGSNLLVANSVNEAVTAAQSGRFSPLDIRVIVEGDQFHVIVSDGVNVAYRSGIQFVPQASALVPENVAHLTTLEGWEDVCHMARGATGKKISWAAGVVAGEPVVLTATSTSAAPFGNSTVTVFARQEGKWAETSHLTTPALMNLFAFTNGEQTYVAGQPPVPSLRFYKLVNHELQATGTFLKAPSASSQDSIDYLGRSQQWVYWPVMVAFALAVTWLMGVYTTPQYQFGVQTVELASYTRRMIARLIDHALFLIPMYFVVRACGFATREGIEENMDRMFDFGPDSMLLRYVWMMSSMLALAVFLLIVNSGLQARWGITFGKWICGIRTKRATLRPCGFLRAMLRELLLVVDTIFGMTVIPATLAIAFTNGRQRLGDLVADTIVIRHRRSALRSDQ, from the coding sequence ATGTCTGATTTGGCGGAGCCGCGGCGAGCTTCTGGAAGACCTCTGTACATGGTGTGGATGGTCTTGCTGATACTTGGTTTCACCGTTCTGCAAGTCGGCATCGTGGCAGGTGTTTACCTGCTGAAATTTGGGGTGCCCACGATGGCGAAGCTCATCACCATGAAGGTTCCGAGCTACGCTCAATCGACCTGGTGGAACAACCGCATTGTGTATCCGGTCATCGTCGCGGGCAGTCCATCCCAGGATTCGGGGGGCAATCTGTTTTCGTTCGATCCCGAGACGGGCGATTCGCAGCAACACCACGTGACGATTCCGATCCCCAAAACGGGGATGGTGGGCGACGAGGACACCTTGTGGTGCGTGTCACCCTCGACGGTCGTTTGCGTGAAAGACGATCAATCGACCGAGGTGGCTCCGAAGCATTCGCTCAAAATGCCCTGTCCGCCGTTCCTTTATGAGCAGCAACCGGCGGTGTTGGACTGGGTTGCAAGCAATACTGTCTTACTTCGAGCCTTCGATGGAGCCGACTGGGTCGATCGCGGGAGGGTTGAATTCCCCTCATTCCTGAGTCGGACCGCCGATGGTTCGAATCTCTTAGTTGCGAATTCGGTCAATGAAGCCGTGACGGCGGCTCAATCTGGCCGATTCTCGCCTCTCGACATTCGTGTCATTGTGGAAGGCGACCAGTTCCACGTCATCGTTTCGGACGGAGTTAACGTCGCCTATCGATCGGGGATCCAGTTCGTGCCGCAGGCTTCGGCACTCGTACCAGAAAATGTGGCACATTTGACCACGCTTGAGGGCTGGGAGGATGTCTGCCACATGGCGCGCGGTGCGACCGGGAAAAAAATCTCCTGGGCAGCAGGAGTGGTCGCGGGCGAGCCCGTCGTGTTGACGGCCACGTCGACCAGCGCGGCCCCGTTTGGAAACTCCACGGTCACGGTCTTTGCTCGACAAGAAGGGAAGTGGGCCGAAACATCACACCTGACCACGCCCGCGCTGATGAATCTGTTTGCATTCACTAACGGCGAACAGACGTATGTGGCGGGGCAGCCGCCGGTCCCTTCGCTTCGGTTTTACAAGTTGGTGAACCATGAATTGCAAGCGACGGGGACCTTCCTGAAAGCACCATCGGCATCATCGCAGGACAGCATTGATTATCTGGGGCGCAGCCAGCAGTGGGTCTACTGGCCGGTGATGGTTGCCTTTGCACTGGCGGTCACTTGGCTAATGGGAGTCTATACGACACCCCAGTATCAGTTTGGCGTACAAACGGTCGAGCTGGCTTCGTACACGCGACGGATGATTGCACGCCTGATTGACCACGCGCTCTTTCTGATTCCTATGTATTTCGTTGTTCGAGCCTGTGGTTTCGCGACGCGTGAAGGAATCGAAGAAAATATGGACCGCATGTTCGATTTCGGTCCCGATAGCATGCTGCTGCGCTATGTGTGGATGATGTCGAGTATGTTGGCGCTTGCCGTATTTCTGTTGATCGTCAACAGTGGGCTGCAAGCGCGGTGGGGGATCACGTTTGGCAAATGGATTTGCGGGATTCGGACCAAGCGAGCCACGCTTCGGCCATGTGGTTTCTTGCGGGCCATGCTGCGCGAACTGCTTCTGGTTGTGGATACGATTTTCGGGATGACGGTCATTCCTGCCACGCTCGCCATTGCATTCACGAACGGTCGACAACGGCTGGGCGATCTGGTGGCGGATACGATTGTCATCCGCCACAGACGCTCCGCACTGCGATCTGATCAATGA